A genomic region of Venturia canescens isolate UGA chromosome 7, ASM1945775v1, whole genome shotgun sequence contains the following coding sequences:
- the LOC122414112 gene encoding fas-binding factor 1 isoform X3, with amino-acid sequence MGDFSDESDINPSEMERMVEELEDLDNTLLRGPSMKQGPFPNSSENKDITEVKKRVAFKDDDDPLADLLSDDDASYGIKKPNISATKSSLVADLFGIKNQKPEEKKTELPKAQKPPEVQSVEGNRETIIPDEHLQTTKKSAVPPAQGRTVSQNTREKSQNVEEKAGKTEDSQKLPSAKARKSSLMEDLFGTRSRSAPSIEIDPRPIISKPNNQNSSNPVRPESSKSEPPTKSSSGYVVDFGTVRESRRGRQSSAVISDPLGLFSDSKPTEPVTQTPVDPEKKKDLQVDKKPHNEDLPEWLGGTGKTKETKMEIEKHQPTSKKEPQTSEPNADPLLQKNHETLFYPDLSTMMGTQFDQQAALITMQQQEHELKTAASLSYQNEQVTKIVENQKAKLDEQAKMFNVLIKHQLDRQAMLETQMKIQQARIDHYIQTLMSQPTSLPTGSIPGEKSVNETEKSEDESLGAETMVKKLELEKLHLENTVEILKEKHEGEITILQESYEKQLSFQRQGMDKLEKKMYEYCEGLENECEKRVVKMKSEKEEIEVSFKEEIERLKKNEKILIEEMYDRHSHNVELLQKEHAETIDEITRAKEIERQAVDTISNHKTDLVDLLQRSELVFENFQQFQQKFEIRNEEFSETRGAHLKKQEEHLQRKLKMLRNQLNLQQDSLADERKRLLEIAHNLDVGTAQLTAEFKKNSSLLNETEERLAIRERALIREKQLFDEQVKWEREHLQVIKDAWSKEQERQLNVIHTERESVANERAKLEVSFKLKSSEDEMAKIELEAALKTAQEAAQEASQEKLKWQEKCRSLDAQKCLLREKEKHLVNKAKELETLTQSALKKRDEGIEALKEAKRVEQRHKEHLMELQIQLESLAHRENRKATEKLHIAREKLASRVFAAEKPEKDTNERVSSVPLANDRSFISNHSHISTHFKDVVDPHLLMLKLDLDNKLDTTEELLASMQVISQ; translated from the exons ATGGGCGATTTTTCTGACGAATCTGACATAAATCCCTCGGAGATGGAAAGAATGGTTGAAGAATTGGAAGATCTCGACAATACGTTGCTCAGAGGTCCTTCAATGAAACAAGGTCCTTTTCCCAACAgcagtgaaaacaaggatatAACGGAAGTGAAAAAGAGAGTAGCTTTCAAGG ACGACGACGATCCTCTAGCTGATTTACTGAGCGACGATGATGCTTCGTACGGGATTAAAAAACCAAACATTTCTGCCACGAAAAGCAGTCTCGTGGCGGACTtgtttggaataaaaaatcaaaagccggaagaaaaaaaaactgaactgCCAAAAGCACAGAAGCCACCGGAAGTGCAGAGCGTTGAAGGAAATCGAGAGACGATTATTCCGGATGAGCATTTGCAAACTACCAAAAAGTCCGCAGTGCCGCCGGCTCAAGGACGCACGGTTTCTCAGAATACTCGGGAAAAATCACAgaatgttgaagaaaaagcTGGGAAGACGGAAGACTCGCAAAAACTGCCCAGTGCCAAAGCTCGAAAATCTTCCTTGATGGAGGATTTGTTCGGCACCAGATCACGATCAGCTCCGAGCATAGAAATCGATCCGCGACCAATTATCTCAAAACCCAATAACCAGAATTCGTCAAATCCGGTTCGTCCGGAATCCTCCAAATCCGAACCACCGACCAAAAGCTCTTCCGGTTACGTCGTCGATTTTGGAACGGTCAGAGAATCTCGAAGAGGCAGACAAAGTTCTGCAGTCATCAGCGATCCACTCGGATTATTTTCAGACTCCAAACCCACCGAACCGGTCACTCAAACTCCCGTTGAC ccagaaaaaaagaaagatttgCAAGTCGATAAAAAACCGCACAACGAAGATTTGCCAGAATGGTTGGGTGGCAcaggaaaaacgaaagaaacgaaaatggagaTTGAAAAGCACCAACCCACCAGTAAAAAAGAACCTCAAACGAGCGAGCCTAATGCGGATCCAttgttacaaaaaaatcatgaaactcTTTTTTATCCTGATTTGTCGACGATGATGGGTACGCAATTTGATCAACAAGCTGCTTTGATTACCATGCAACAACAAGAACACGAGCTTAAAACTGCAGCCTCGTTGTCATATCAGAACGAGCAAGTGactaaaattgttgaaaatcaAAAAGCGAAACTCGACGAGCAGGCTAAAATGTTCAATGTCCTGATAAAACATCAGCTCGACAGGCAAGCGATGCTCGAAacacaaatgaaaattcaacagGCTCGAATCGATCATTACATTCaa ACTTTGATGTCACAACCAACTTCTTTGCCAACTGGTTCGATTCCcggagaaaaaagtgtcaatGAAACCGAGAAGTCAGAAGACGAATCGCTTGGTGCTGAAACCATGGTTAAAAAATtagaattggaaaaattgcaTTTGGAAAACACAGTTGAAATTCTAAAGGAAAAGCACGAGGGCGAAATAACGATACTCCAAGAGTCATACGA GAAACAACTTTCGTTTCAACGTCAAGGGATGGacaaattggagaaaaaaatgtatgaatatTGCGAGGGATTGgagaacgagtgtgaaaaaagggTAGTAAAAATGAAGAGTGAAAAGGAGGAAATTGAAGTGAGTTTCAAAGAAGAAATTGAAcggttgaagaaaaatgaaaaaatactcaTCGAGGAAATGTATGATCGACATTCGCACAATGTTGAACTATTGCAAAAGGAACATGCCGAAACGATCGACGAGATAACACGTGCCAAAGAAATTGAACGGCAGGCTGTTGATACTATAAGCAATCACAAAACTGATCTCGTTGATTTGTTACAACGTTCGGAACttgtttttgagaattttcaacAGTTTCAACAAAAGTTTGAAATCAGAAACGAAGAATTCAGCGAGACCCGTGGAGCTCATCTGAAAAAACAGGAGGAACATTTGCAgcgtaaattaaaaa tGCTCAGAAACCAATTGAATTTGCAACAAGACTCTTTAGCGGATGAACGAAAAAGATTGTTGGAGATTGCCCACAACTTGGATGTGGGCACGGCTCAATTGACAGCGGAGTTCAAGAAAAACAGTTCGTTACTCAACGAAACCGAGGAACGATTGGCTATTAGGGAACGCGCACTTATACGTGAGAAACAATTGTTTGACGAACAAGTGAAATGGGAGCGTGAACATTTGCAGGTAATTAAAGACGCATGGTCGAAGGAACAGGAACGTCAGTTGAACGTAATTCACACTGAGAGAGAAAGCGTTGCTAATGAAAGAGCAAAATTGGAAGTATCCTTCAAGCTGAAGAGCAGCGAAGATGAAATGGCTAAGATTGAG TTGGAAGCTGCATTGAAAACTGCCCAGGAGGCAGCGCAGGAAGCGAGTCAAGAGAAACTAAAGTGGCAGGAAAAATGTCGTTCTCTTGATGCGCAAAAATGTTTGctgcgagaaaaagagaaacactTGGTCAATAAAGCCAAGGAATTGGAGACTTTAACGCAGTCGgcgttgaaaaaacgagacgaAGGTATCGAAGCGTTAAAAGAGGCAAAACGTGTCGAACAGCGGCACAAAGAGCATCTTATGGAGTTGCAAATTCAGTTAGAGAGTTTGGCTCATCGAGAGAACAGAAAAGCCACTGAAAAATTGCACATTGCGAG GGAGAAACTAGCTTCAAGGGTCTTTGCGGCTGAGAAACCAGAAAAAGATACAAACGAACGAGTCTCATCAGTACCCCTCGCGAATGATAGATCCTTTATATCGAATCATTCTCATATTTCAACGCATTTTAAG GATGTAGTTGATCCACACCTCTTGATGCTCAAACTGGATCTCGACAATAAATTAGACACTACGGAGGAACTCCTTGCCAGTATGCAAGTCATCAGTCAATAA
- the LOC122414112 gene encoding fas-binding factor 1 isoform X2, translating into MFRPFFQFLLQMGDFSDESDINPSEMERMVEELEDLDNTLLRGPSMKQGPFPNSSENKDITEVKKRVAFKDDDDPLADLLSDDDASYGIKKPNISATKSSLVADLFGIKNQKPEEKKTELPKAQKPPEVQSVEGNRETIIPDEHLQTTKKSAVPPAQGRTVSQNTREKSQNVEEKAGKTEDSQKLPSAKARKSSLMEDLFGTRSRSAPSIEIDPRPIISKPNNQNSSNPVRPESSKSEPPTKSSSGYVVDFGTVRESRRGRQSSAVISDPLGLFSDSKPTEPVTQTPVDPEKKKDLQVDKKPHNEDLPEWLGGTGKTKETKMEIEKHQPTSKKEPQTSEPNADPLLQKNHETLFYPDLSTMMGTQFDQQAALITMQQQEHELKTAASLSYQNEQVTKIVENQKAKLDEQAKMFNVLIKHQLDRQAMLETQMKIQQARIDHYIQTLMSQPTSLPTGSIPGEKSVNETEKSEDESLGAETMVKKLELEKLHLENTVEILKEKHEGEITILQESYEKQLSFQRQGMDKLEKKMYEYCEGLENECEKRVVKMKSEKEEIEVSFKEEIERLKKNEKILIEEMYDRHSHNVELLQKEHAETIDEITRAKEIERQAVDTISNHKTDLVDLLQRSELVFENFQQFQQKFEIRNEEFSETRGAHLKKQEEHLQLLRNQLNLQQDSLADERKRLLEIAHNLDVGTAQLTAEFKKNSSLLNETEERLAIRERALIREKQLFDEQVKWEREHLQVIKDAWSKEQERQLNVIHTERESVANERAKLEVSFKLKSSEDEMAKIELEAALKTAQEAAQEASQEKLKWQEKCRSLDAQKCLLREKEKHLVNKAKELETLTQSALKKRDEGIEALKEAKRVEQRHKEHLMELQIQLESLAHRENRKATEKLHIAREKLASRVFAAEKPEKDTNERVSSVPLANDRSFISNHSHISTHFKDVVDPHLLMLKLDLDNKLDTTEELLASMQVISQ; encoded by the exons atgttcagacctttttttcaatttttgctaCAGATGGGCGATTTTTCTGACGAATCTGACATAAATCCCTCGGAGATGGAAAGAATGGTTGAAGAATTGGAAGATCTCGACAATACGTTGCTCAGAGGTCCTTCAATGAAACAAGGTCCTTTTCCCAACAgcagtgaaaacaaggatatAACGGAAGTGAAAAAGAGAGTAGCTTTCAAGG ACGACGACGATCCTCTAGCTGATTTACTGAGCGACGATGATGCTTCGTACGGGATTAAAAAACCAAACATTTCTGCCACGAAAAGCAGTCTCGTGGCGGACTtgtttggaataaaaaatcaaaagccggaagaaaaaaaaactgaactgCCAAAAGCACAGAAGCCACCGGAAGTGCAGAGCGTTGAAGGAAATCGAGAGACGATTATTCCGGATGAGCATTTGCAAACTACCAAAAAGTCCGCAGTGCCGCCGGCTCAAGGACGCACGGTTTCTCAGAATACTCGGGAAAAATCACAgaatgttgaagaaaaagcTGGGAAGACGGAAGACTCGCAAAAACTGCCCAGTGCCAAAGCTCGAAAATCTTCCTTGATGGAGGATTTGTTCGGCACCAGATCACGATCAGCTCCGAGCATAGAAATCGATCCGCGACCAATTATCTCAAAACCCAATAACCAGAATTCGTCAAATCCGGTTCGTCCGGAATCCTCCAAATCCGAACCACCGACCAAAAGCTCTTCCGGTTACGTCGTCGATTTTGGAACGGTCAGAGAATCTCGAAGAGGCAGACAAAGTTCTGCAGTCATCAGCGATCCACTCGGATTATTTTCAGACTCCAAACCCACCGAACCGGTCACTCAAACTCCCGTTGAC ccagaaaaaaagaaagatttgCAAGTCGATAAAAAACCGCACAACGAAGATTTGCCAGAATGGTTGGGTGGCAcaggaaaaacgaaagaaacgaaaatggagaTTGAAAAGCACCAACCCACCAGTAAAAAAGAACCTCAAACGAGCGAGCCTAATGCGGATCCAttgttacaaaaaaatcatgaaactcTTTTTTATCCTGATTTGTCGACGATGATGGGTACGCAATTTGATCAACAAGCTGCTTTGATTACCATGCAACAACAAGAACACGAGCTTAAAACTGCAGCCTCGTTGTCATATCAGAACGAGCAAGTGactaaaattgttgaaaatcaAAAAGCGAAACTCGACGAGCAGGCTAAAATGTTCAATGTCCTGATAAAACATCAGCTCGACAGGCAAGCGATGCTCGAAacacaaatgaaaattcaacagGCTCGAATCGATCATTACATTCaa ACTTTGATGTCACAACCAACTTCTTTGCCAACTGGTTCGATTCCcggagaaaaaagtgtcaatGAAACCGAGAAGTCAGAAGACGAATCGCTTGGTGCTGAAACCATGGTTAAAAAATtagaattggaaaaattgcaTTTGGAAAACACAGTTGAAATTCTAAAGGAAAAGCACGAGGGCGAAATAACGATACTCCAAGAGTCATACGA GAAACAACTTTCGTTTCAACGTCAAGGGATGGacaaattggagaaaaaaatgtatgaatatTGCGAGGGATTGgagaacgagtgtgaaaaaagggTAGTAAAAATGAAGAGTGAAAAGGAGGAAATTGAAGTGAGTTTCAAAGAAGAAATTGAAcggttgaagaaaaatgaaaaaatactcaTCGAGGAAATGTATGATCGACATTCGCACAATGTTGAACTATTGCAAAAGGAACATGCCGAAACGATCGACGAGATAACACGTGCCAAAGAAATTGAACGGCAGGCTGTTGATACTATAAGCAATCACAAAACTGATCTCGTTGATTTGTTACAACGTTCGGAACttgtttttgagaattttcaacAGTTTCAACAAAAGTTTGAAATCAGAAACGAAGAATTCAGCGAGACCCGTGGAGCTCATCTGAAAAAACAGGAGGAACATTTGCAgc tGCTCAGAAACCAATTGAATTTGCAACAAGACTCTTTAGCGGATGAACGAAAAAGATTGTTGGAGATTGCCCACAACTTGGATGTGGGCACGGCTCAATTGACAGCGGAGTTCAAGAAAAACAGTTCGTTACTCAACGAAACCGAGGAACGATTGGCTATTAGGGAACGCGCACTTATACGTGAGAAACAATTGTTTGACGAACAAGTGAAATGGGAGCGTGAACATTTGCAGGTAATTAAAGACGCATGGTCGAAGGAACAGGAACGTCAGTTGAACGTAATTCACACTGAGAGAGAAAGCGTTGCTAATGAAAGAGCAAAATTGGAAGTATCCTTCAAGCTGAAGAGCAGCGAAGATGAAATGGCTAAGATTGAG TTGGAAGCTGCATTGAAAACTGCCCAGGAGGCAGCGCAGGAAGCGAGTCAAGAGAAACTAAAGTGGCAGGAAAAATGTCGTTCTCTTGATGCGCAAAAATGTTTGctgcgagaaaaagagaaacactTGGTCAATAAAGCCAAGGAATTGGAGACTTTAACGCAGTCGgcgttgaaaaaacgagacgaAGGTATCGAAGCGTTAAAAGAGGCAAAACGTGTCGAACAGCGGCACAAAGAGCATCTTATGGAGTTGCAAATTCAGTTAGAGAGTTTGGCTCATCGAGAGAACAGAAAAGCCACTGAAAAATTGCACATTGCGAG GGAGAAACTAGCTTCAAGGGTCTTTGCGGCTGAGAAACCAGAAAAAGATACAAACGAACGAGTCTCATCAGTACCCCTCGCGAATGATAGATCCTTTATATCGAATCATTCTCATATTTCAACGCATTTTAAG GATGTAGTTGATCCACACCTCTTGATGCTCAAACTGGATCTCGACAATAAATTAGACACTACGGAGGAACTCCTTGCCAGTATGCAAGTCATCAGTCAATAA
- the LOC122414112 gene encoding fas-binding factor 1 isoform X1 produces MFRPFFQFLLQMGDFSDESDINPSEMERMVEELEDLDNTLLRGPSMKQGPFPNSSENKDITEVKKRVAFKDDDDPLADLLSDDDASYGIKKPNISATKSSLVADLFGIKNQKPEEKKTELPKAQKPPEVQSVEGNRETIIPDEHLQTTKKSAVPPAQGRTVSQNTREKSQNVEEKAGKTEDSQKLPSAKARKSSLMEDLFGTRSRSAPSIEIDPRPIISKPNNQNSSNPVRPESSKSEPPTKSSSGYVVDFGTVRESRRGRQSSAVISDPLGLFSDSKPTEPVTQTPVDPEKKKDLQVDKKPHNEDLPEWLGGTGKTKETKMEIEKHQPTSKKEPQTSEPNADPLLQKNHETLFYPDLSTMMGTQFDQQAALITMQQQEHELKTAASLSYQNEQVTKIVENQKAKLDEQAKMFNVLIKHQLDRQAMLETQMKIQQARIDHYIQTLMSQPTSLPTGSIPGEKSVNETEKSEDESLGAETMVKKLELEKLHLENTVEILKEKHEGEITILQESYEKQLSFQRQGMDKLEKKMYEYCEGLENECEKRVVKMKSEKEEIEVSFKEEIERLKKNEKILIEEMYDRHSHNVELLQKEHAETIDEITRAKEIERQAVDTISNHKTDLVDLLQRSELVFENFQQFQQKFEIRNEEFSETRGAHLKKQEEHLQRKLKMLRNQLNLQQDSLADERKRLLEIAHNLDVGTAQLTAEFKKNSSLLNETEERLAIRERALIREKQLFDEQVKWEREHLQVIKDAWSKEQERQLNVIHTERESVANERAKLEVSFKLKSSEDEMAKIELEAALKTAQEAAQEASQEKLKWQEKCRSLDAQKCLLREKEKHLVNKAKELETLTQSALKKRDEGIEALKEAKRVEQRHKEHLMELQIQLESLAHRENRKATEKLHIAREKLASRVFAAEKPEKDTNERVSSVPLANDRSFISNHSHISTHFKDVVDPHLLMLKLDLDNKLDTTEELLASMQVISQ; encoded by the exons atgttcagacctttttttcaatttttgctaCAGATGGGCGATTTTTCTGACGAATCTGACATAAATCCCTCGGAGATGGAAAGAATGGTTGAAGAATTGGAAGATCTCGACAATACGTTGCTCAGAGGTCCTTCAATGAAACAAGGTCCTTTTCCCAACAgcagtgaaaacaaggatatAACGGAAGTGAAAAAGAGAGTAGCTTTCAAGG ACGACGACGATCCTCTAGCTGATTTACTGAGCGACGATGATGCTTCGTACGGGATTAAAAAACCAAACATTTCTGCCACGAAAAGCAGTCTCGTGGCGGACTtgtttggaataaaaaatcaaaagccggaagaaaaaaaaactgaactgCCAAAAGCACAGAAGCCACCGGAAGTGCAGAGCGTTGAAGGAAATCGAGAGACGATTATTCCGGATGAGCATTTGCAAACTACCAAAAAGTCCGCAGTGCCGCCGGCTCAAGGACGCACGGTTTCTCAGAATACTCGGGAAAAATCACAgaatgttgaagaaaaagcTGGGAAGACGGAAGACTCGCAAAAACTGCCCAGTGCCAAAGCTCGAAAATCTTCCTTGATGGAGGATTTGTTCGGCACCAGATCACGATCAGCTCCGAGCATAGAAATCGATCCGCGACCAATTATCTCAAAACCCAATAACCAGAATTCGTCAAATCCGGTTCGTCCGGAATCCTCCAAATCCGAACCACCGACCAAAAGCTCTTCCGGTTACGTCGTCGATTTTGGAACGGTCAGAGAATCTCGAAGAGGCAGACAAAGTTCTGCAGTCATCAGCGATCCACTCGGATTATTTTCAGACTCCAAACCCACCGAACCGGTCACTCAAACTCCCGTTGAC ccagaaaaaaagaaagatttgCAAGTCGATAAAAAACCGCACAACGAAGATTTGCCAGAATGGTTGGGTGGCAcaggaaaaacgaaagaaacgaaaatggagaTTGAAAAGCACCAACCCACCAGTAAAAAAGAACCTCAAACGAGCGAGCCTAATGCGGATCCAttgttacaaaaaaatcatgaaactcTTTTTTATCCTGATTTGTCGACGATGATGGGTACGCAATTTGATCAACAAGCTGCTTTGATTACCATGCAACAACAAGAACACGAGCTTAAAACTGCAGCCTCGTTGTCATATCAGAACGAGCAAGTGactaaaattgttgaaaatcaAAAAGCGAAACTCGACGAGCAGGCTAAAATGTTCAATGTCCTGATAAAACATCAGCTCGACAGGCAAGCGATGCTCGAAacacaaatgaaaattcaacagGCTCGAATCGATCATTACATTCaa ACTTTGATGTCACAACCAACTTCTTTGCCAACTGGTTCGATTCCcggagaaaaaagtgtcaatGAAACCGAGAAGTCAGAAGACGAATCGCTTGGTGCTGAAACCATGGTTAAAAAATtagaattggaaaaattgcaTTTGGAAAACACAGTTGAAATTCTAAAGGAAAAGCACGAGGGCGAAATAACGATACTCCAAGAGTCATACGA GAAACAACTTTCGTTTCAACGTCAAGGGATGGacaaattggagaaaaaaatgtatgaatatTGCGAGGGATTGgagaacgagtgtgaaaaaagggTAGTAAAAATGAAGAGTGAAAAGGAGGAAATTGAAGTGAGTTTCAAAGAAGAAATTGAAcggttgaagaaaaatgaaaaaatactcaTCGAGGAAATGTATGATCGACATTCGCACAATGTTGAACTATTGCAAAAGGAACATGCCGAAACGATCGACGAGATAACACGTGCCAAAGAAATTGAACGGCAGGCTGTTGATACTATAAGCAATCACAAAACTGATCTCGTTGATTTGTTACAACGTTCGGAACttgtttttgagaattttcaacAGTTTCAACAAAAGTTTGAAATCAGAAACGAAGAATTCAGCGAGACCCGTGGAGCTCATCTGAAAAAACAGGAGGAACATTTGCAgcgtaaattaaaaa tGCTCAGAAACCAATTGAATTTGCAACAAGACTCTTTAGCGGATGAACGAAAAAGATTGTTGGAGATTGCCCACAACTTGGATGTGGGCACGGCTCAATTGACAGCGGAGTTCAAGAAAAACAGTTCGTTACTCAACGAAACCGAGGAACGATTGGCTATTAGGGAACGCGCACTTATACGTGAGAAACAATTGTTTGACGAACAAGTGAAATGGGAGCGTGAACATTTGCAGGTAATTAAAGACGCATGGTCGAAGGAACAGGAACGTCAGTTGAACGTAATTCACACTGAGAGAGAAAGCGTTGCTAATGAAAGAGCAAAATTGGAAGTATCCTTCAAGCTGAAGAGCAGCGAAGATGAAATGGCTAAGATTGAG TTGGAAGCTGCATTGAAAACTGCCCAGGAGGCAGCGCAGGAAGCGAGTCAAGAGAAACTAAAGTGGCAGGAAAAATGTCGTTCTCTTGATGCGCAAAAATGTTTGctgcgagaaaaagagaaacactTGGTCAATAAAGCCAAGGAATTGGAGACTTTAACGCAGTCGgcgttgaaaaaacgagacgaAGGTATCGAAGCGTTAAAAGAGGCAAAACGTGTCGAACAGCGGCACAAAGAGCATCTTATGGAGTTGCAAATTCAGTTAGAGAGTTTGGCTCATCGAGAGAACAGAAAAGCCACTGAAAAATTGCACATTGCGAG GGAGAAACTAGCTTCAAGGGTCTTTGCGGCTGAGAAACCAGAAAAAGATACAAACGAACGAGTCTCATCAGTACCCCTCGCGAATGATAGATCCTTTATATCGAATCATTCTCATATTTCAACGCATTTTAAG GATGTAGTTGATCCACACCTCTTGATGCTCAAACTGGATCTCGACAATAAATTAGACACTACGGAGGAACTCCTTGCCAGTATGCAAGTCATCAGTCAATAA